GTGTTCACCGACCGCGAGCGGGACGCCATGCTCGCCGAGGGCCTCGCGAAGAACCAGCGCCTGCCCAAGGAGACGGGGATCCAGCGATACAAGGGTCTCGGCGAGATGGACTACCGCGAGCTGTGGGAGACGACCATGGACCCGGACACCCGCACCCTGCGCCAGGTGACGATCGGGGAGGCCGCCGCGGCGGACGACATCTTCTCGGTACTCATGGGCGAAGACGTGGAGTCCCGCCGCTCGTTCATCCAGCGCAATGCCCACGACGTGCGCTTCCTCGACGTCTGAGTAAGGAAACTCCGTGACCGACGACATCACCCCCGTGCCCGACGAGCCGGCGGAGGTCATCACCGACCGCATCGAGCAGGTGGATCTGCAGCTGGAGATGCAGCGGTCCTATCTCGACTACGCGATGAGCGTGATCGTCAGCCGTGCCCTCCCGGACGTGCGCGACGGTCTCAAGCCGGTGCACCGGCGCATCCTGTACGCGATGTTCGACGGCGGCTACCGCCCGGACTCCTCCTTCTCCAAGTGCTCGCGCGTGGTGGGCGACGTGATGGGTCAGTTCCACCCCCACGGTGACAGTGCCATCTACGACGCCATGGTGCGCCTGGTGCAGCCGTGGTCGATGCGCTACCCGCTCGTGGCCGGCCAGGGTAACTTCGGCTCGCCCGGCAACGATCCCGCCGCCGCGCCGCGGTACACCGAGTGCAAGATGGCACCGCTCGCGCTCGAGATGGTGCGCGACATCGACAAGAACACGGTCGACTTCGGGGACAACTACGACGGCAAGACGCAGGAGCCGGTCGTCCTGCCCTCACGGATCCCGAACCTGCTCGCCAACGGCAGCTCAGGGATCGCCGTCGGGATGGCCACGAATATCCCGCCGCACAACCTGCGCGAACTCGCCGCGGGCGTGCGGTGGCTGCTGGAGAACCCGGAGGCGAGCGCCGAGGAGCTGCTCGCCGCGCTGCTGCAGCGCATCAAGGGCCCGGACTTCCCGACTGGTGCGCAGGTCCTCGGCCTGCGGGGCATCGAGGACGCCTACCGGACCGGACGCGGCTCGATCACCATGCGGGCCGTGGTGGAGGTGGAGGAGCTGCAGGGCCGTACCTGCCTGGTGGTCTCCGAGCTGCCCTACCAGGTCAACCCGGACAACCTGGCTGCGAAGATCGCCGACCTGGTCCGTGACGGGCGGATGCAGGGCATCGCCGACATCCGCGACGAGACCTCCGGCCGCGCCGGGCAGCGCCTGGTGATCGTGCTCAAGCGCGACGCCGTGGCGAAGGTGGTGCTCAACAACCTCTACAAGCACACCCAGCTGCAGGACAACTTCGGTGCGAACATGCTCGCGCTGGTCGACGGCGTGCCGCGCACGCTCAGCCTGGATGCGTTCATCCGCCACTGGGTCACCCACCAGATCGAGGTGATCGTCCGCCGCACGCAGTGGCTGCTCAAGCAGGCCGAAGACCGCATCCACATCCTGCGCGGTCTGATCAAGGCCCTGGACGCCCTCGACGAGGTGATCGCGCTGATCCGGCGCTCTCCCACGGTGGACGAGGCCCGGACCGGGCTGCGCGAGCTGCTCGACATCGACGAGATCCAGGCGAACGCGATCCTGGAGATGCAGTTGCGGCGCCTGGCGGCGCTGGAGCGGCAGAAGATCCTCGATCAGTTCAGGTCGCTCGAGGCCGAGATCGCCGACTACCGCGACATCCTCGGCTCCCCGGAGCGCCAGCGCACCATTGTCGGGGACGAACTCGGCGAGATCGTCGACAAGTACGGCGACGAGCGCCGCACGACCATCCTGCCCTTCGACGGTGAGATGTCGATGGAGGACCTGATCCCCGAGGAGGACGTGGTCGTCACGATCACCCGGGGCGGGTACGCCAAGCGCACGCGTACCGACAACTACCGTGCCCAGCACCGCGGGGGCAAGGGCGTGCGTGGTGCCCAGTTGCGTGGCGACGACGTGGTGGACCACTTCTACGTGACCACCACCCACCATTGGCTGCTCTTCTTCACCAATCTCGGCCGGGTGTACCGGGCCAAGGCCTATGAGCTGCCCGAGGGCAGCCGGGACTCCAAGGGCCAGCACGTGGCCAACCTGCTGGCGTTCCAGCCCGGGGAGAAGATCGCCCAGGTCCTCGACCTGCGCGATTACGACCAGGCCGAGTACCTGGTGCTGGCCACGCGCAGCGGCCTGGTGAAGAAGACCAGGCTGAGCGAGTACGACTCCTCCCGCACCGGTGGTGTGATCGCGATCAACCTGCGCGAGAACGGGGCCGGGGAGATCGACGAGGTCGTGGCCGCCCGGTTGGTGAACTCCGACGACGACCTGTTGCTGGTCTCGCGCAAGGGCCAGTCGTTGCGGTTCAGCGCCACGGACGAGGCGCTGCGCCCGACCGGGCGGGCGACCTCGGGCGTCACGGGGATGAAGTTCCGTGAGGATGACTCCCTGCTGTCGATGAATGTGGTGCGCACGGGCTGGGATCTGTTCGTCGTCACCGAAGGCGGTTTCGGCAAGCGCACCCGGGTGGACGAGTACCGGGTGCAGGGCCGCGGCGGCCTCGGGATCAAGGTCGCGAACCTCGTCGAGGCGCGCGGCGACCTGGTGGGCGCGCTGATCACCGGCGCGGACGACCAGGTGTTGGTGATCATGGAGAAGGGCAAGATCGTGCGGACCGCGGTCTCCGAGGTCAACCTCACCGGCCGCACCACGCAGGGCGTGACCTTCGCGAAGCCGGACGCCGGCGATCGCATCATCGCGATCGCCCGCAACGTCGAGACGGCGGTCGAGGAGGAGGTGGAGGCTGTAGTTGAAGGTGCCGAACCCGAGTCCGATGGCGTAGCGTCAGGCGAGTCTTCGGGTGAAGGACAGGAAGAGATCTGATGAGCGAGCAGACGCCTAGGCCGACGAGTATGCCGGTGCGCACGTCCACGAAGAGCTTCCAGCCCGGCGAGCGCCGGACGGAGCGGCCGTCGTCGGCGCCCGCGGACGCAGCGACTCAACAGCAGCCGGCACCGGCGGGCACGTCGGCGAGGCCGGCGCAGCGGCCGCCCCAGTCCGGCGGGCCGCGCACGGAGGGGTCCGCTCAGCCCAGCGGCGATGAGCACCGGCCCGAGACCGGCCCGCGCCGCGTCCGTCTGGCCGTTTCGCGCGTGGACCCCTGGTCGGTGATGAAGTTGTCCTTCCTGCTCTCCATCGCGATCGGGATCGGCCTCGTGGTGGCCACGGCGGTGGTGTGGGGGGTCCTCAACTCCATGGGCGTGTTCGCTCAGGTGCAGAGCCTGATCGAAGAGGTCGGTGCGATGGCGCAGTTCGGTGGACTCCTGGAGTACGTGGAGTTCTCCCGGGTGCTCTCGGTGGCGACTGTCATCGCCATCGTGGACGTGGTGCTGCTGACGGCGCTGGCGACCCTCGGCGCCTTCGTCTACAACCTGGTGGCGGCAATGGTCGGCGGTCTGCACCTGACCCTCACCGACGACTGAGACCCTCCCCTCGGGCGTGACGCGAGCCACCCGGCGCCGTGTTGGAGCCGATGCTCGCGCTGGGGTAGTCTCTGGGGGCGCCCTGCGGGTATCCCCGGGGCCACGGGCCTATAGCTCAGACGGTTAGAGCGCTTCCCTGATAAGGAAGAGGTCGCTGGTTCGAGTCCAGCTAGGCCCACAGCTGCCACGGAGGGAGACGACATGAAGAAGGCTCTCGTCCTCGTCGTGGTGGCCGTGGGCGGCCTCCTCGCCTGGCGCAGGGTCGCCGAGCAACAGGCCACCCGCGAGGTCTGGGCCGAGGTCACCGACCCGCTCCCCTGAGCAGGCGACGGCGACCGCGCAGTATCGTAGGACCGCCCCCAGGGGCCATGGCGCAATTGGTAGCGCACCTGCTTTGCAAGCAGGGGGTTGCGGGTTCGAGTCCCGCTGGCTCCACCCTTCGTCGGGATCTCTGCCGACGGCGTCCGCGGCCAGGCACGGCCTGGCCGCGAGGATCGTCGGCGTCACGCCATCGGGCACGGCGGGCTGCCTGCCCAAGCTCGTACGGGCCGTACCGAGCTCGGCCTGCCGGCCTCGCGCCGTCGGAGTAGCCTGGCGCGCGCCGATGATCAGTGCGTGACGGGAAGGTCTCTCTCGTGGATGACTTGCATCTGTCCTACGGGCTGGCGGGGCTCCTCGCGGTCCTGCTGGCCCTCGGCAGTTACAAGATGCGGACGCTGCCGCTGAGCGAGCCGATGGTGGCCCTCGCCCTGGGTGTGGTGTTGGGGCCGCAGCTGCTCGCCCTGGTGGAGATCTCCGACCATGTGCGCGATCTGATCCTGCTGGAAGGAAGCAGGCTCATCGTGGCGCTGTCGGTGATGGCGGCTGCTCTGCGCTTCCCCACGAGCGATATCGGCAGGGTGGTCCGGCCGGTGCTGTTGCTGGTGGCGATCGTGATGCCGCTGGCGGCTGTGGTCTCCGGGGCGGCCTCGCTGGTGCTGGGCCTGCCGCTGGCCCTGGCGGCACTCATCGGCGCCTGCCTGTGCCCCACCGACCCGGTGCTGGCCAGTTCGGTGGTCTCCGGGACACCGGCGGAGAAGAGCCTGCCCGCCAGGGTGCGACACACGCTGAGCGTGGAGAGCGGGATCAACGACGGTCTGGCGCTCCCGCTCGTCGGTCTCGCGATCGCCACACTGCTGCCCGCACGGTCCGTCGGTGCAGCCGCCGGGAGCCTGGCCTACGAGGTGCTGGTGGGTGCGGTGATCGGAGTCGTCGCCGGCGCTCTGGCCGGGTGGGGCGTCCGTCTGGCCACGCGGGACCGTGACCTGGAGCAGGCGCCGGACCTCATCCTGCCGTTGCTGCTCGCCGTGGCCGTGCTCGGGGTGGCCAAGGTGGCCGGCACCGACGGGATTCTGGCGGTCTTCGTGGCCGGGGTGGTCTACAACCGGATGGTCTCCGCCGATCAGCGCGAGCCCCAGCAGGCCATCGACGAAGCGGTGAACCGTTACGCGGCCCTCCCGGTCTTCCTCGTGCTCGGTGTGGTGCTGCCCTGGGCGCAGTGGGCCGAGCTGGGGCCGGCGGCCCTGCTGTTCGTCGTGCTCGTGCTGGCTTTGCGCCGGCTGCCGTGGCTCCTGGCCCTCCCGCGGCCGATGCGCCTGCCGGCGCAGCAGGCGGTGTTCCTGGGCTGGTTCGGACCGATGGGCGTGAGCTCGTTGTTTTATCTGGCCCACAGCCTGGACCAGGGCGTGAGCGATCCGAGGCTTTTCGCCGTCGGGTCGCTCATGGTCACCGCGAGCGTGCTCGCCTTCGGGATCAGTTCCGCGCCGGGCCGGCGCCTCTACGTACGGGCCGGGTCGAGCCACGCTCGACCAGGCGTACCGGACTGACCAGGTGCTCGGCGTCGGCCGGTGGGTCCTGGCCCATCCGCGCCTGCAGCAAACGCACCGCGTTGTCGACGATCCAGTCGCTGCTGGGATCGATGCTGGTCAGCTCCGGGTACACGTGGGCCCCGATCTCCAGGTTGTCGAAACCCACCACCTGGACGTCCGCCGGTACGCTCCGGCCGGCGTCCCGCACGCCGGCCAGTGCCCCGACGGCGACATCGTCGGTGACGGCGAAGACGCCGTCGATGGAGGGGTCCGCCGCTAGCGCGGCCGCGATGGCGGCCCGGCCTTCGCCGACGTCGAGTCGCGGGAGCTCGAGGATCAGCCGTTCGTCCACAGTCAGGCCGGCCTGCTGGTGTGCCCCGGTCCACCCCTGCGTGCGCAGGCACGACATCCCGGTGGACCCAAGCCCGCGGCGCCCGCCGGCGATCAGGACCCGCCGGGAGCCGCGCTCGAACATGTGCGCCACCGCCAGGCGTGCACCCTCGACGTTGCCCATCATCACGTGGTCGAAGCGTGCCGGCACCTCGCGCTCGCCGAGCAGGACGATGGGGATGGAGTCGCGGATGCGGTCGAGCTCGGACTCGCGCAGACCGACCACGCTGAAGATGGCGCCGTCGTACATGTGCAGGCGTGCCAGGGCCAGGGCCGAGAGCTCGCCCGCGGCGCTGGCGGAGGTCTGCTCGATCACCACCTGCCTGCCCAGGGCCTCCATCGCCCGCGCCACCCGGGCACCGAGGGCGCCGAAGTAGGCGTGATCGAACTGGGGAACGATCAGCGCGACGGAACCGCTGCGCCCGGAGCGGAGGTTCCGCGCGGTGAGATTGACCTGGTAGTGGAGATCGGTGACCGCCCGCATCACCTTCTCGCTCGTCTCCGGACTGACACGGCGGCGACCGCTGAGCACGTTCGAGACCGTCATCACCGACACGCCGGCGGCCTCTGCCACCTCGGTCATCGTGGTCATGTGGCCTCCGGGGCGCGGTCGTGATGAGGGATCGGGCGCAGTCCTATTCTGCCGCCGATCCCTTCGCAGGAGCGGTGGATCCACGCACGCGTAGGTGAACCTGCTCCTCGACCTGAACCGACTCGGTGCGCCCGGCGATGCGTTCCAACAGCAGCCGGACGGCCTCGGCGCCGATCCGCAAGCCGGATTGATCGACGCTGGTCAGGGAGACGAGGGGATGGCTCGCCATGGTGATGTCGTCGTAACCGACCACCGAGACATCGGCAGGTCCGAGGCCGGCCTCGGCGATGGCGCGCAGCGCGCCCATCGCGAGGGTGTCGTTGCCGGCGAAGATGGCCGTGGGAGGTGTAGGCCGGGCCAGGAGAGTGGCGGTGGTGGCCTGAGCCTCCAGCTCATCCCCTCCGGTGTAGATGATCAGGGGTTCCCATCCGCGCTCACGCATCTGCTCGGAGTAGACAGTGCTCCGGATCGCGTGCGGCTCCCGCCCCGATCGCTGCCACCGCGTGGGGTCGTCCACCAGCGCGTGCTCTCGCGCGTTGTCGATGGTCAGATGCGCGATCCGCCGATGCCCGAGATCGAACAGGTGAGCCATGACCTGCTCGGTACCCGAGTGGTCGGCGCCCGTCACGGTGTCGTAGTGCCCGGAGATGTCGTGCCGGCCGATGATGGCCACCGGGATCCGATCGCTGAGATCCTCCAGCCACCTCTCGCCGACCATCGGTGAGATCGCGACGATGCCGTCCACCTGCCGGTCGGCCAGGCTCTGGAGCGCGGCTCCTGTCTCGCGCGGTGCGGTGACCGGCGCGACAACCAGTCGGTAGGGCGTTCCCGACAACGTCTCCAGCGCGCCACGCACGATCATGGTGAGGAACTCATTGCTGACCTGAGCGATCTCGATGCCCAGCGTGTGCGAGGGCCCGCGCATCGAACGCGCCGCGACGCTCGGACGGTAGTTGAGCTCGGCGATGGCCGCTTCGACCCGGATGCGCATCCGCGGACTCACGCCGTAGGCGTTGCGGATGACCTTGGAGACGGCCGCGCGCGAGACACCAGCGGCGTCCGCGACGTCCTGGATAGTGGCGGTGCGCACCGTGGGTCGGGGCGCACCGGGTGGCCCCGACGGCGACTCAGCGCTCGCCGCCCGGGCGCTGTCAGCATCGGCAGCTCCGGTCACGGATCACAGTTTAGTACCAACAGTGTAGATCGGTTGACGATCGGACCGACATCCACCTATCGTCGGCCATGAAAGGTTTCATACCGGCGGCAGAACGACCTGCCGCACCGTCTTTGCGAGGAGGCAAAGCACATGATCCCGACAACTTCCCGACGGCACCTCGGTGCCGGGGTGGCCTCCGTGGCTGCCGCGGCGCTCGCGCTCTCGGCTTGCTCCGGCGGCGGCAGCGATGACGGCAGCGTGGAGATCACGTTCCTCACCACTGCCGAGGAAGCCGATGTCGAGCTGGCTGAACAGCTCATCAGCGCCTTCAACGAGGACAACCCCGATGTGACGATCAACGTCGACACCCGACCCGGCGGCACCGAGGGCGACAACCTCATCAAGACCCGCCTGTCGACCGGTGAGATGGCGGACGTCTTCGTCTACAACTCCGGCTCCCTCTTCCAGGCGCTGAATCCCACCACCAACCTGGTCGACCTCAGCGACCGCCCCTGGGCCGGTGAGCTCACGGAGGACTACACCTCGGTCGTCAGCACGGACGGGACTCTCTACGGCGGCCCCTACGGCAGCTCGTTCGCCGGCGGTATCGCCTACAACGGTGCGATCTATGACGAGCTCGGGCTGGAGGTGCCCGAGTCGTGGGATGACTTCATGGCCAACAACGAGGAGATCGCGGCGGCGGGTTATGACCCGGTGATCCAGACCTATGGCGACACCTGGACCAGCCAGCTGTTCGTCCTCGGTGACTTCGCGAACGTCAACGCGGAGGACCCGGAGTGGGCCGAGCAGTACACCGCCCATGAGCGCTTCTATGCCGAGGAGCCAGCCCTCGCCGGGTTCGAGCACCTCCAGGAGGTGCAGGAGGCGGGTTTCCTCAACGAGAACTACCCGTCCGCCATCATGGAGGACGGCGCGCGGATGCTCGCCGAGGGCGAGGGCGTGCACTACCCGATCCTGACCAACTTCCTGGACACCGTCCGGGCCAACCACCCGGACGCGGTCGAGGACATCCGGTTCATGGCGATCCCGGCCGATGACCCGGCGAACACCTCGGCCACCATCTGGCAGCCGGACGGCATCTACATCCCGCAGACCACCGAGGGCGCCGAATTGGAGGCTGCGACGGCGTTCGTGGACTTCGTCGCCGGACCCGAGGCGTGCGAGATCTTCACCGAGCAGAGCAACCCGACCGGCCCGTATGTGAACGGCTGCGAGTTGCCCTCCGATGTCGCACCGCTGGTGCAGGATGTGCAGTCCTACTTCGATGCCGAGCGGACTGCCCCGGCGCTGGAGTTCCTCTCCCCGATCAAGGGCCCGAACCTGGAGAACATCACCGTCGAGGTGGGGTCGGGTATCCGTGGTGCTGAGGAGGCGGCGGCGAACTACGACCGCGATGTGGAGAACCAGGCGCGGCAGCTGGGCCTCGAGGGCTGGTGACCACTGCAACGACCGGGGTGCGGGCCGGCAGGGCTCGTAAGGTCCGCACCCTGGGAACTGCGCGTCATGCGTACCCGCTGTGGTTCTACCTGCCCGCGGCGGTGTTGTTCCTGGTGTTCTTCGCGATCCCGACGTTCGCCTCGTTCTATTTCAGCCTCACGCGGTGGACGTTGTTCGATCAGGAGTTCATCGGACTGGAGAACTACATCCAGTTCTTCCGTGAACCACAGCTGTATCAGAGCTTCATCAACACCCTGATCTACGGTTTCGTCACCTCGGGAATGAAGGTCGTGATCGGGCTGGCGCTGGCGGTGCTGCTCACCTCAGCGCTGGTGGGCCGGAACTATCTGCGGTCGGTGATCTTCTTCCCCGTGCTGGTCTCCACCATCGGGGTGGGGATCATGTTCAACGCGTTGCTGGACCCCTTCGACGGGGTTGTCAACGGGGCGTTGGAGACGTTGGGCATCACCGGTCCGGGATGGTTGACCAACCCTGACATCGCGTTGCTGACGATCGCAGGGATCGATGTGTGGAAGGGCCTGGGGATCGCGGTCCTGATCTACATCGCGGGCCTGGTCGCCATCCCCACCGAGTACTACGAGGCCGCGAAAGTGGATGGGGCCTCGAAGTGGGCGGTGTTCAAGTCGATCACGTTGCCGCTGGTCAAGCCCGCGACGGGCACGGTGATCATCTTGTCTCTGATCGGTGGGTTGCGCTCCTTCGACCTGATCTGGGCCACCACCGGTGGCGGGCCGGGCTTCAGCTCCGATGTGATCGGGTCGGTGATCTACAAGCAGTACCAGGCCGGGTTCTACGGCCTGTCCACCGCGGGCAACGTGGTGTTGTTCCTGGTGGTGACCGCAATCATGGTCCCGATCTCGCTGATGCTCAACAAGCGGGAGGTCGAACAATGAGACGTGAACGGATCATGCGGTGGGTGCTGGGCATCACCGCGATCGTGGCCTCGATCATCATCTTCATCCTGCCGTTCGCCTTCATCGTGGTGCAGGCGATGAAGACCCGTCAGGAGGCTTCCGAGCTGTCTTTCTCCTGGCCCACGGAGCTGGCGTTCGTGGACAACTTCATCGAGGTCATCACTCAGCGTGATTTCATCGTGGCGCGTGCGTTCGTGAACTCCACGGTGTTGACGGTGGTGAGTGTGTCGTTCCTGGTGATCATTGCCGCGATGGTCGGGTATGTGATGCAGCGGCGTGCCTCCAGGATCCGTACGGTGGCGAACTTCTTCGTGCTGGCGGGGTTGATCGTGCCCCCGGCGGTGGTTCCCACGGTGTGGGTGCTGCAGGGGGTGGGCCTGTTCGGGACCCTGCCGGGGCTGATCCTGATCGAGATCACGTTCGGGTTGGCGTTCTCGATCCTGTTGTTCCGCGCGTTCGTCTCCACGATCCCACGGTCGCTGGATGAGGCGGCGATCATCGATGGCGCGAGCCCGTTCCGGATCTTCTTCGGGGTGATCCTGCCGTTGATGAAACCCACGGTGGTCACGGTGATCGTGGTGCAGTCGGTGCAGATTTTCAACGACTTCGCCAACCCGTTGTACTTCCTGCCCGGTGATGACAACGCCACG
Above is a window of Ruania suaedae DNA encoding:
- the gyrA gene encoding DNA gyrase subunit A, translating into MTDDITPVPDEPAEVITDRIEQVDLQLEMQRSYLDYAMSVIVSRALPDVRDGLKPVHRRILYAMFDGGYRPDSSFSKCSRVVGDVMGQFHPHGDSAIYDAMVRLVQPWSMRYPLVAGQGNFGSPGNDPAAAPRYTECKMAPLALEMVRDIDKNTVDFGDNYDGKTQEPVVLPSRIPNLLANGSSGIAVGMATNIPPHNLRELAAGVRWLLENPEASAEELLAALLQRIKGPDFPTGAQVLGLRGIEDAYRTGRGSITMRAVVEVEELQGRTCLVVSELPYQVNPDNLAAKIADLVRDGRMQGIADIRDETSGRAGQRLVIVLKRDAVAKVVLNNLYKHTQLQDNFGANMLALVDGVPRTLSLDAFIRHWVTHQIEVIVRRTQWLLKQAEDRIHILRGLIKALDALDEVIALIRRSPTVDEARTGLRELLDIDEIQANAILEMQLRRLAALERQKILDQFRSLEAEIADYRDILGSPERQRTIVGDELGEIVDKYGDERRTTILPFDGEMSMEDLIPEEDVVVTITRGGYAKRTRTDNYRAQHRGGKGVRGAQLRGDDVVDHFYVTTTHHWLLFFTNLGRVYRAKAYELPEGSRDSKGQHVANLLAFQPGEKIAQVLDLRDYDQAEYLVLATRSGLVKKTRLSEYDSSRTGGVIAINLRENGAGEIDEVVAARLVNSDDDLLLVSRKGQSLRFSATDEALRPTGRATSGVTGMKFREDDSLLSMNVVRTGWDLFVVTEGGFGKRTRVDEYRVQGRGGLGIKVANLVEARGDLVGALITGADDQVLVIMEKGKIVRTAVSEVNLTGRTTQGVTFAKPDAGDRIIAIARNVETAVEEEVEAVVEGAEPESDGVASGESSGEGQEEI
- a CDS encoding DUF3566 domain-containing protein, whose translation is MRTSTKSFQPGERRTERPSSAPADAATQQQPAPAGTSARPAQRPPQSGGPRTEGSAQPSGDEHRPETGPRRVRLAVSRVDPWSVMKLSFLLSIAIGIGLVVATAVVWGVLNSMGVFAQVQSLIEEVGAMAQFGGLLEYVEFSRVLSVATVIAIVDVVLLTALATLGAFVYNLVAAMVGGLHLTLTDD
- a CDS encoding DLW-39 family protein, whose translation is MKKALVLVVVAVGGLLAWRRVAEQQATREVWAEVTDPLP
- a CDS encoding cation:proton antiporter domain-containing protein, which produces MDDLHLSYGLAGLLAVLLALGSYKMRTLPLSEPMVALALGVVLGPQLLALVEISDHVRDLILLEGSRLIVALSVMAAALRFPTSDIGRVVRPVLLLVAIVMPLAAVVSGAASLVLGLPLALAALIGACLCPTDPVLASSVVSGTPAEKSLPARVRHTLSVESGINDGLALPLVGLAIATLLPARSVGAAAGSLAYEVLVGAVIGVVAGALAGWGVRLATRDRDLEQAPDLILPLLLAVAVLGVAKVAGTDGILAVFVAGVVYNRMVSADQREPQQAIDEAVNRYAALPVFLVLGVVLPWAQWAELGPAALLFVVLVLALRRLPWLLALPRPMRLPAQQAVFLGWFGPMGVSSLFYLAHSLDQGVSDPRLFAVGSLMVTASVLAFGISSAPGRRLYVRAGSSHARPGVPD
- a CDS encoding LacI family DNA-binding transcriptional regulator → MTTMTEVAEAAGVSVMTVSNVLSGRRRVSPETSEKVMRAVTDLHYQVNLTARNLRSGRSGSVALIVPQFDHAYFGALGARVARAMEALGRQVVIEQTSASAAGELSALALARLHMYDGAIFSVVGLRESELDRIRDSIPIVLLGEREVPARFDHVMMGNVEGARLAVAHMFERGSRRVLIAGGRRGLGSTGMSCLRTQGWTGAHQQAGLTVDERLILELPRLDVGEGRAAIAAALAADPSIDGVFAVTDDVAVGALAGVRDAGRSVPADVQVVGFDNLEIGAHVYPELTSIDPSSDWIVDNAVRLLQARMGQDPPADAEHLVSPVRLVERGSTRPVRRGAGPARN
- a CDS encoding LacI family DNA-binding transcriptional regulator, whose product is MTGAADADSARAASAESPSGPPGAPRPTVRTATIQDVADAAGVSRAAVSKVIRNAYGVSPRMRIRVEAAIAELNYRPSVAARSMRGPSHTLGIEIAQVSNEFLTMIVRGALETLSGTPYRLVVAPVTAPRETGAALQSLADRQVDGIVAISPMVGERWLEDLSDRIPVAIIGRHDISGHYDTVTGADHSGTEQVMAHLFDLGHRRIAHLTIDNAREHALVDDPTRWQRSGREPHAIRSTVYSEQMRERGWEPLIIYTGGDELEAQATTATLLARPTPPTAIFAGNDTLAMGALRAIAEAGLGPADVSVVGYDDITMASHPLVSLTSVDQSGLRIGAEAVRLLLERIAGRTESVQVEEQVHLRVRGSTAPAKGSAAE
- a CDS encoding ABC transporter substrate-binding protein gives rise to the protein MIPTTSRRHLGAGVASVAAAALALSACSGGGSDDGSVEITFLTTAEEADVELAEQLISAFNEDNPDVTINVDTRPGGTEGDNLIKTRLSTGEMADVFVYNSGSLFQALNPTTNLVDLSDRPWAGELTEDYTSVVSTDGTLYGGPYGSSFAGGIAYNGAIYDELGLEVPESWDDFMANNEEIAAAGYDPVIQTYGDTWTSQLFVLGDFANVNAEDPEWAEQYTAHERFYAEEPALAGFEHLQEVQEAGFLNENYPSAIMEDGARMLAEGEGVHYPILTNFLDTVRANHPDAVEDIRFMAIPADDPANTSATIWQPDGIYIPQTTEGAELEAATAFVDFVAGPEACEIFTEQSNPTGPYVNGCELPSDVAPLVQDVQSYFDAERTAPALEFLSPIKGPNLENITVEVGSGIRGAEEAAANYDRDVENQARQLGLEGW
- a CDS encoding carbohydrate ABC transporter permease, with translation MTTATTGVRAGRARKVRTLGTARHAYPLWFYLPAAVLFLVFFAIPTFASFYFSLTRWTLFDQEFIGLENYIQFFREPQLYQSFINTLIYGFVTSGMKVVIGLALAVLLTSALVGRNYLRSVIFFPVLVSTIGVGIMFNALLDPFDGVVNGALETLGITGPGWLTNPDIALLTIAGIDVWKGLGIAVLIYIAGLVAIPTEYYEAAKVDGASKWAVFKSITLPLVKPATGTVIILSLIGGLRSFDLIWATTGGGPGFSSDVIGSVIYKQYQAGFYGLSTAGNVVLFLVVTAIMVPISLMLNKREVEQ
- a CDS encoding carbohydrate ABC transporter permease, with translation MRRERIMRWVLGITAIVASIIIFILPFAFIVVQAMKTRQEASELSFSWPTELAFVDNFIEVITQRDFIVARAFVNSTVLTVVSVSFLVIIAAMVGYVMQRRASRIRTVANFFVLAGLIVPPAVVPTVWVLQGVGLFGTLPGLILIEITFGLAFSILLFRAFVSTIPRSLDEAAIIDGASPFRIFFGVILPLMKPTVVTVIVVQSVQIFNDFANPLYFLPGDDNATVQLTLYNFQSQSSNQWNLLFMDILLITIPPLVMYIFFNRQIVAGMTSGAVKG